A genomic segment from Drosophila willistoni isolate 14030-0811.24 chromosome 2L unlocalized genomic scaffold, UCI_dwil_1.1 Seg72.1, whole genome shotgun sequence encodes:
- the LOC6646188 gene encoding uncharacterized protein LOC6646188 isoform X17: MDLADQIDDYICSFEGLGDLTMDSLAMFIFLWAVLALFSVWLCKLLYSKYLNKKPASAANSRQSSVAPGGLSTGSGSATGKPEKRLSEPRDLMATKTKVDDLAKPLVGGISAGRGRSSASPGAIGGGGGGGGAAGPRRRVVRQSSTGPENRKTRYVPPPSNVVGPETSSVTWTSQVFRWLYSDLVIVNELLMSWVIAINDSLRKSVEEHGVAVEVVRVLPDSPAPGLNNIFCNCDENNPSEMLITFDCDAMPVLQVKTFRQKSGKVETSHYKVTVSRFRARMAIPISYNTLKGEMRVEGYPDVRIAMNSVGAIKAMDQDEQQLQTVISEILTTALRDTVYPVDFSIYSTCPRAEVEPLDLPHNMEQHHLSGFRDSQHMSASSRRLLVKIVKGEGLKDAHEPYVVIEMDEPAQKNQTGTQRGTRPYWDEHFLFELSPQSAEILFEVYDHPVIASDPPKFLGLGLVGIDELAVGPASTQLLQLQPRPYETQPVSGAITVDFVFIEGAEIPVSQRPQRLKEALRLSTPAINEHIRNGADLADAAVRALQDGALSSSVNGGQPSKSTLIIHSVQRNSSNPNAFKVEVNKDGQIEVLESPTALDQAVAQAFERAAQEAASSKASEQIENDIQEEQVPTPATATTNETGNHEDSTTDEFGQPNAASSPNGSGYHNNYSLNGSSQLTGTGTGPGLGYGNGAYSSNTNSLPRNGGGGAYQPDPATLEDDRGRSKKRPRMGIGTTIDHHSRRSSISESSAISGFSSASNKTYVHEASTLVLETIENGVKRHFIVPLAIAQRPRWRRKGTKLHIYNDHTFIAKHLSGSGLQCSICMKSIPRRPGKQGYECRDCQLICHKQCHIRAPQSCPNPTVLSMELTSFPVLTERDMNLVN; encoded by the exons ATGGATTTAGCAGATCAAATCGATGACTATATCTGTTCATTTGAGGGACTTGGTGACTTAACAATGGACTCTTTAGCcatgtttatatttttatggGCCGTTCTGGCCCTATTCTCAGTATGGCTATGCAAATTGCTATACTCAAAGTATCTTAACAAGAAGCCAGCCAGTGCGGCAAACAGTCGTCAGAGTAGTGTGGCTCCTGGTGGTCTGAGCACAGGATCGGGCTCAGCCACGGGCAAGCCAGAGAAACGTTTATCCGAGCCACGTGATTTGATGGCCACCAAGACTAAAGTGGATGATCTAGCTAAACCCCTAGTGGGTGGCATTTCAGCTGGCAGAGGTCGCTCCTCCGCCTCACCAGGAGCAATtggaggtggtggtggcggcggaGGCGCCGCAGGGCCACGTCGTCGTGTGGTACGTCAAAGCTCAACAGGACCAGAGAATCGCAAGACACGCTATGTGCCACCACCTTCAAATGTTGTGGGACCCGAAACG AGCTCTGTTACCTGGACAAGTCAGGTATTTCGCTGGCTTTACAGCGATCTAGTCATTGTGAACGAATTACTTATGTCCTGGGTGATAGCCATCAACGATTCGCTACGCAAATCTGTGGAGGAG CACGGTGTGGCCGTTGAAGTTGTACGTGTCCTGCCCGATAGTCCAGCACCAggattaaataatattttctgTAACTGCGATGAGAATAATCCCTCCGAAATG TTGATTACTTTCGATTGCGATGCCATGCCAGTGCTGCAGGTGAAGACCTTTCGCCAGAAATCGGGCAAGGTGGAGACATCGCATTATAAGGTCACTGTGTCGCGTTTTCGTGCACGCATGGCCATACCAATCAGCTATAATACCCTCAAGGGTGAGATGCGTGTGGAGGGTTATCCAGAT GTGCGCATTGCCATGAATAGTGTGGGAGCCATTAAGGCCATGGATCAGGATGAACAACAATTGCAGACAGTGATTAGTGAGATTTTGACTACGGCTCTGCGTGACACTGTCTATCCGGTGGACTTTTCCATATATTCCACATGCCCGCGGGCTGAAGTTGAACCATTGGATTTGCCT CACAACATGGAACAACATCATCTCTCTGGATTCCGCGACTCGCAGCACATGTCCGCCTCAAGTCGTCGTCTGTTGGTGAAGATTGTCAAGGGTGAAGGCCTCAAGGATGCCCATGAACCGTATGTGGTTATAGAAATGGATGAACCAGCCCAGAAGAATCAAACAGGCACTCAGCGTGGCACTCGGCCTTATTGGGATGAGCATTTCCTATT TGAACTCTCCCCCCAAAGTGCTGAAATACTTTTCGAAGTCTACGACCATCCAGTGATTGCATCTGATCCGCCCAAGTTCCTAGGTCTTGGCCTGGTTGGCATTGATGAGCTGGCCGTGGGACCGGCTTCCACACAACTGCTTCAACTTCAACCGAGACCATACGAGACCCAACCCGTGTCTGGAGCAATAACAGTTGATTTCGTCTTCATCGAGGGAGCCGAGATTCCTGTAAGTCAACGTCCTCAGCGCCTCAAGGAGGCTTTGCGTCTCAGCACGCCAGCTATCAATGAGCATATTCGAAATGGAGCCGATTTGGCTGATGCAGCGGTTCGTGCCTTGCAAGATGGTGCCCTGTCCTCCTCGGTGAATGGTGGCCAGCCCAGTAAGAGTACACTGATCATTCACAGTGTCCAGCGG AATTCGAGCAATCCAAATGCATTTAAG GTTGAGGTTAACAAAGATGGCCAAATTGAGGTGCTGGAGTCACCCACAGCTCTGGACCAGGCTGTGGCTCAGGCCTTTGAGCGGGCTGCCCAAGAGGCAGCTTCGTCCAAGGCGTCCGAGCAGATCGAAAACGATATCCAAGAGGAACAGGTGCCCACTccagcaacggcaacgacCAATGAAACAGGTAACCACGAGGACAGTACAACAGACGAG TTTGGCCAACCGAATGCCGCCTCCTCGCCCAATGGCAGTGGCTATCACAATAATTACAGTCTCAATGGTAGCAGTCAGTTGACTGGAACTGGAACTGGACCTGGCCTGGGTTATGGCAATGGTGCATACTCCTCCAATACGAATAGCCTGCCAAGGAATGGTGGAGGTGGAGCCTATCAACCAGATCCAGCAACTCTCGAGGATGATCGTGGGCGTAGCAAAAAAC GACCCCGCATGGGCATAGGCACCACCATCGATCATCACTCAAGACGCTCTTCAATTTCAGAATCATCGGCCATCTCAGGTTTCTCTTCGGCCAGTAATAAGACCTATGTGCATGAAGCATCCACTTTGGTCCTGGAAACCATTGAGAATGGTGTGAAACG ACACTTTATTGTGCCTTTGGCCATTGCCCAGAGACCGCGTTGGCGTCGCAAAGGCACCAAATTGCATATCTACAACGATCATACCTTCATTGCCAAGCATTTGAGCGG AAGCGGCTTGCAATGTTCGATCTGCATGAAGTCCATACCACGCCGTCCAGGCAAACAGGGTTACGAGTGTCGTGATTGTCAATTGATTTGTCACAAGCAATGTCATATACGGGCACCACAATCCTGTCCCAATCCCACAGTGCTCTCCATGGAACT AACCTCATTTCCGGTACTCACAGAGAGAGATATGAATTTAGTTAACTAA
- the LOC6646188 gene encoding uncharacterized protein LOC6646188 isoform X7, with translation MDLADQIDDYICSFEGLGDLTMDSLAMFIFLWAVLALFSVWLCKLLYSKYLNKKPASAANSRQSSVAPGGLSTGSGSATGKPEKRLSEPRDLMATKTKVDDLAKPLVGGISAGRGRSSASPGAIGGGGGGGGAAGPRRRVVRQSSTGPENRKTRYVPPPSNVVGPETSSVTWTSQVFRWLYSDLVIVNELLMSWVIAINDSLRKSVEEHGVAVEVVRVLPDSPAPGLNNIFCNCDENNPSEMLITFDCDAMPVLQVKTFRQKSGKVETSHYKVTVSRFRARMAIPISYNTLKGEMRVEGYPDVRIAMNSVGAIKAMDQDEQQLQTVISEILTTALRDTVYPVDFSIYSTCPRAEVEPLDLPHNMEQHHLSGFRDSQHMSASSRRLLVKIVKGEGLKDAHEPYVVIEMDEPAQKNQTGTQRGTRPYWDEHFLFELSPQSAEILFEVYDHPVIASDPPKFLGLGLVGIDELAVGPASTQLLQLQPRPYETQPVSGAITVDFVFIEGAEIPVSQRPQRLKEALRLSTPAINEHIRNGADLADAAVRALQDGALSSSVNGGQPSKSTLIIHSVQRNSSNPNAFKVEVNKDGQIEVLESPTALDQAVAQAFERAAQEAASSKASEQIENDIQEEQVPTPATATTNETGNHEDSTTDEFGQPNAASSPNGSGYHNNYSLNGSSQLTGTGTGPGLGYGNGAYSSNTNSLPRNGGGGAYQPDPATLEDDRGRSKKRNFFGTLKKRLSRSKTRTLSADQPNNNHQKLSQTTTTIGLTNSRTATGTLNGESSRSLSVDRATLSKSNSLGPRMGIGTTIDHHSRRSSISESSAISGFSSASNKTYVHEASTLVLETIENGVKRHFIVPLAIAQRPRWRRKGTKLHIYNDHTFIAKHLSGSGLQCSICMKSIPRRPGKQGYECRDCQLICHKQCHIRAPQSCPNPTVLSMELTSFPVLTERDMNLVN, from the exons ATGGATTTAGCAGATCAAATCGATGACTATATCTGTTCATTTGAGGGACTTGGTGACTTAACAATGGACTCTTTAGCcatgtttatatttttatggGCCGTTCTGGCCCTATTCTCAGTATGGCTATGCAAATTGCTATACTCAAAGTATCTTAACAAGAAGCCAGCCAGTGCGGCAAACAGTCGTCAGAGTAGTGTGGCTCCTGGTGGTCTGAGCACAGGATCGGGCTCAGCCACGGGCAAGCCAGAGAAACGTTTATCCGAGCCACGTGATTTGATGGCCACCAAGACTAAAGTGGATGATCTAGCTAAACCCCTAGTGGGTGGCATTTCAGCTGGCAGAGGTCGCTCCTCCGCCTCACCAGGAGCAATtggaggtggtggtggcggcggaGGCGCCGCAGGGCCACGTCGTCGTGTGGTACGTCAAAGCTCAACAGGACCAGAGAATCGCAAGACACGCTATGTGCCACCACCTTCAAATGTTGTGGGACCCGAAACG AGCTCTGTTACCTGGACAAGTCAGGTATTTCGCTGGCTTTACAGCGATCTAGTCATTGTGAACGAATTACTTATGTCCTGGGTGATAGCCATCAACGATTCGCTACGCAAATCTGTGGAGGAG CACGGTGTGGCCGTTGAAGTTGTACGTGTCCTGCCCGATAGTCCAGCACCAggattaaataatattttctgTAACTGCGATGAGAATAATCCCTCCGAAATG TTGATTACTTTCGATTGCGATGCCATGCCAGTGCTGCAGGTGAAGACCTTTCGCCAGAAATCGGGCAAGGTGGAGACATCGCATTATAAGGTCACTGTGTCGCGTTTTCGTGCACGCATGGCCATACCAATCAGCTATAATACCCTCAAGGGTGAGATGCGTGTGGAGGGTTATCCAGAT GTGCGCATTGCCATGAATAGTGTGGGAGCCATTAAGGCCATGGATCAGGATGAACAACAATTGCAGACAGTGATTAGTGAGATTTTGACTACGGCTCTGCGTGACACTGTCTATCCGGTGGACTTTTCCATATATTCCACATGCCCGCGGGCTGAAGTTGAACCATTGGATTTGCCT CACAACATGGAACAACATCATCTCTCTGGATTCCGCGACTCGCAGCACATGTCCGCCTCAAGTCGTCGTCTGTTGGTGAAGATTGTCAAGGGTGAAGGCCTCAAGGATGCCCATGAACCGTATGTGGTTATAGAAATGGATGAACCAGCCCAGAAGAATCAAACAGGCACTCAGCGTGGCACTCGGCCTTATTGGGATGAGCATTTCCTATT TGAACTCTCCCCCCAAAGTGCTGAAATACTTTTCGAAGTCTACGACCATCCAGTGATTGCATCTGATCCGCCCAAGTTCCTAGGTCTTGGCCTGGTTGGCATTGATGAGCTGGCCGTGGGACCGGCTTCCACACAACTGCTTCAACTTCAACCGAGACCATACGAGACCCAACCCGTGTCTGGAGCAATAACAGTTGATTTCGTCTTCATCGAGGGAGCCGAGATTCCTGTAAGTCAACGTCCTCAGCGCCTCAAGGAGGCTTTGCGTCTCAGCACGCCAGCTATCAATGAGCATATTCGAAATGGAGCCGATTTGGCTGATGCAGCGGTTCGTGCCTTGCAAGATGGTGCCCTGTCCTCCTCGGTGAATGGTGGCCAGCCCAGTAAGAGTACACTGATCATTCACAGTGTCCAGCGG AATTCGAGCAATCCAAATGCATTTAAG GTTGAGGTTAACAAAGATGGCCAAATTGAGGTGCTGGAGTCACCCACAGCTCTGGACCAGGCTGTGGCTCAGGCCTTTGAGCGGGCTGCCCAAGAGGCAGCTTCGTCCAAGGCGTCCGAGCAGATCGAAAACGATATCCAAGAGGAACAGGTGCCCACTccagcaacggcaacgacCAATGAAACAGGTAACCACGAGGACAGTACAACAGACGAG TTTGGCCAACCGAATGCCGCCTCCTCGCCCAATGGCAGTGGCTATCACAATAATTACAGTCTCAATGGTAGCAGTCAGTTGACTGGAACTGGAACTGGACCTGGCCTGGGTTATGGCAATGGTGCATACTCCTCCAATACGAATAGCCTGCCAAGGAATGGTGGAGGTGGAGCCTATCAACCAGATCCAGCAACTCTCGAGGATGATCGTGGGCGTAGCAAAAAACGTAATTTCTTTGGCACCCTCAAGAAGCGACTTAGTCGCTCCAAGACACGTACCCTATCGGCCGATCAGCCCAATAACAATCATCAAAAACTttcacaaacaacaacaacaatcggACTCACCAATTCCAGAACAGCCACCGGAACCCTCAATGGTGAATCTTCCCGTTCATTATCTGTCGATCGTGCCACATTGTCTAAAAGCAATTCACTTG GACCCCGCATGGGCATAGGCACCACCATCGATCATCACTCAAGACGCTCTTCAATTTCAGAATCATCGGCCATCTCAGGTTTCTCTTCGGCCAGTAATAAGACCTATGTGCATGAAGCATCCACTTTGGTCCTGGAAACCATTGAGAATGGTGTGAAACG ACACTTTATTGTGCCTTTGGCCATTGCCCAGAGACCGCGTTGGCGTCGCAAAGGCACCAAATTGCATATCTACAACGATCATACCTTCATTGCCAAGCATTTGAGCGG AAGCGGCTTGCAATGTTCGATCTGCATGAAGTCCATACCACGCCGTCCAGGCAAACAGGGTTACGAGTGTCGTGATTGTCAATTGATTTGTCACAAGCAATGTCATATACGGGCACCACAATCCTGTCCCAATCCCACAGTGCTCTCCATGGAACT AACCTCATTTCCGGTACTCACAGAGAGAGATATGAATTTAGTTAACTAA
- the LOC6646188 gene encoding uncharacterized protein LOC6646188 isoform X1, protein MDLADQIDDYICSFEGLGDLTMDSLAMFIFLWAVLALFSVWLCKLLYSKYLNKKPASAANSRQSSVAPGGLSTGSGSATGKPEKRLSEPRDLMATKTKVDDLAKPLVGGISAGRGRSSASPGAIGGGGGGGGAAGPRRRVVRQSSTGPENRKTRYVPPPSNVVGPETSSVTWTSQVFRWLYSDLVIVNELLMSWVIAINDSLRKSVEEHGVAVEVVRVLPDSPAPGLNNIFCNCDENNPSEMLITFDCDAMPVLQVKTFRQKSGKVETSHYKVTVSRFRARMAIPISYNTLKGEMRVEGYPDVRIAMNSVGAIKAMDQDEQQLQTVISEILTTALRDTVYPVDFSIYSTCPRAEVEPLDLPVIYPVHYDSLAHNMEQHHLSGFRDSQHMSASSRRLLVKIVKGEGLKDAHEPYVVIEMDEPAQKNQTGTQRGTRPYWDEHFLFELSPQSAEILFEVYDHPVIASDPPKFLGLGLVGIDELAVGPASTQLLQLQPRPYETQPVSGAITVDFVFIEGAEIPVSQRPQRLKEALRLSTPAINEHIRNGADLADAAVRALQDGALSSSVNGGQPSKSTLIIHSVQRNSSNPNAFKVEVNKDGQIEVLESPTALDQAVAQAFERAAQEAASSKASEQIENDIQEEQVPTPATATTNETGNHEDSTTDEFGQPNAASSPNGSGYHNNYSLNGSSQLTGTGTGPGLGYGNGAYSSNTNSLPRNGGGGAYQPDPATLEDDRGRSKKRNFFGTLKKRLSRSKTRTLSADQPNNNHQKLSQTTTTIGLTNSRTATGTLNGESSRSLSVDRATLSKSNSLGPRMGIGTTIDHHSRRSSISESSAISGFSSASNKTYVHEASTLVLETIENGVKRHFIVPLAIAQRPRWRRKGTKLHIYNDHTFIAKHLSGSGLQCSICMKSIPRRPGKQGYECRDCQLICHKQCHIRAPQSCPNPTVLSMELTSFPVLTERDMNLVN, encoded by the exons ATGGATTTAGCAGATCAAATCGATGACTATATCTGTTCATTTGAGGGACTTGGTGACTTAACAATGGACTCTTTAGCcatgtttatatttttatggGCCGTTCTGGCCCTATTCTCAGTATGGCTATGCAAATTGCTATACTCAAAGTATCTTAACAAGAAGCCAGCCAGTGCGGCAAACAGTCGTCAGAGTAGTGTGGCTCCTGGTGGTCTGAGCACAGGATCGGGCTCAGCCACGGGCAAGCCAGAGAAACGTTTATCCGAGCCACGTGATTTGATGGCCACCAAGACTAAAGTGGATGATCTAGCTAAACCCCTAGTGGGTGGCATTTCAGCTGGCAGAGGTCGCTCCTCCGCCTCACCAGGAGCAATtggaggtggtggtggcggcggaGGCGCCGCAGGGCCACGTCGTCGTGTGGTACGTCAAAGCTCAACAGGACCAGAGAATCGCAAGACACGCTATGTGCCACCACCTTCAAATGTTGTGGGACCCGAAACG AGCTCTGTTACCTGGACAAGTCAGGTATTTCGCTGGCTTTACAGCGATCTAGTCATTGTGAACGAATTACTTATGTCCTGGGTGATAGCCATCAACGATTCGCTACGCAAATCTGTGGAGGAG CACGGTGTGGCCGTTGAAGTTGTACGTGTCCTGCCCGATAGTCCAGCACCAggattaaataatattttctgTAACTGCGATGAGAATAATCCCTCCGAAATG TTGATTACTTTCGATTGCGATGCCATGCCAGTGCTGCAGGTGAAGACCTTTCGCCAGAAATCGGGCAAGGTGGAGACATCGCATTATAAGGTCACTGTGTCGCGTTTTCGTGCACGCATGGCCATACCAATCAGCTATAATACCCTCAAGGGTGAGATGCGTGTGGAGGGTTATCCAGAT GTGCGCATTGCCATGAATAGTGTGGGAGCCATTAAGGCCATGGATCAGGATGAACAACAATTGCAGACAGTGATTAGTGAGATTTTGACTACGGCTCTGCGTGACACTGTCTATCCGGTGGACTTTTCCATATATTCCACATGCCCGCGGGCTGAAGTTGAACCATTGGATTTGCCTGTAATCTATCCCGTCCATTATGATTCGCTGGCG CACAACATGGAACAACATCATCTCTCTGGATTCCGCGACTCGCAGCACATGTCCGCCTCAAGTCGTCGTCTGTTGGTGAAGATTGTCAAGGGTGAAGGCCTCAAGGATGCCCATGAACCGTATGTGGTTATAGAAATGGATGAACCAGCCCAGAAGAATCAAACAGGCACTCAGCGTGGCACTCGGCCTTATTGGGATGAGCATTTCCTATT TGAACTCTCCCCCCAAAGTGCTGAAATACTTTTCGAAGTCTACGACCATCCAGTGATTGCATCTGATCCGCCCAAGTTCCTAGGTCTTGGCCTGGTTGGCATTGATGAGCTGGCCGTGGGACCGGCTTCCACACAACTGCTTCAACTTCAACCGAGACCATACGAGACCCAACCCGTGTCTGGAGCAATAACAGTTGATTTCGTCTTCATCGAGGGAGCCGAGATTCCTGTAAGTCAACGTCCTCAGCGCCTCAAGGAGGCTTTGCGTCTCAGCACGCCAGCTATCAATGAGCATATTCGAAATGGAGCCGATTTGGCTGATGCAGCGGTTCGTGCCTTGCAAGATGGTGCCCTGTCCTCCTCGGTGAATGGTGGCCAGCCCAGTAAGAGTACACTGATCATTCACAGTGTCCAGCGG AATTCGAGCAATCCAAATGCATTTAAG GTTGAGGTTAACAAAGATGGCCAAATTGAGGTGCTGGAGTCACCCACAGCTCTGGACCAGGCTGTGGCTCAGGCCTTTGAGCGGGCTGCCCAAGAGGCAGCTTCGTCCAAGGCGTCCGAGCAGATCGAAAACGATATCCAAGAGGAACAGGTGCCCACTccagcaacggcaacgacCAATGAAACAGGTAACCACGAGGACAGTACAACAGACGAG TTTGGCCAACCGAATGCCGCCTCCTCGCCCAATGGCAGTGGCTATCACAATAATTACAGTCTCAATGGTAGCAGTCAGTTGACTGGAACTGGAACTGGACCTGGCCTGGGTTATGGCAATGGTGCATACTCCTCCAATACGAATAGCCTGCCAAGGAATGGTGGAGGTGGAGCCTATCAACCAGATCCAGCAACTCTCGAGGATGATCGTGGGCGTAGCAAAAAACGTAATTTCTTTGGCACCCTCAAGAAGCGACTTAGTCGCTCCAAGACACGTACCCTATCGGCCGATCAGCCCAATAACAATCATCAAAAACTttcacaaacaacaacaacaatcggACTCACCAATTCCAGAACAGCCACCGGAACCCTCAATGGTGAATCTTCCCGTTCATTATCTGTCGATCGTGCCACATTGTCTAAAAGCAATTCACTTG GACCCCGCATGGGCATAGGCACCACCATCGATCATCACTCAAGACGCTCTTCAATTTCAGAATCATCGGCCATCTCAGGTTTCTCTTCGGCCAGTAATAAGACCTATGTGCATGAAGCATCCACTTTGGTCCTGGAAACCATTGAGAATGGTGTGAAACG ACACTTTATTGTGCCTTTGGCCATTGCCCAGAGACCGCGTTGGCGTCGCAAAGGCACCAAATTGCATATCTACAACGATCATACCTTCATTGCCAAGCATTTGAGCGG AAGCGGCTTGCAATGTTCGATCTGCATGAAGTCCATACCACGCCGTCCAGGCAAACAGGGTTACGAGTGTCGTGATTGTCAATTGATTTGTCACAAGCAATGTCATATACGGGCACCACAATCCTGTCCCAATCCCACAGTGCTCTCCATGGAACT AACCTCATTTCCGGTACTCACAGAGAGAGATATGAATTTAGTTAACTAA
- the LOC6646188 gene encoding uncharacterized protein LOC6646188 isoform X20, which yields MDLADQIDDYICSFEGLGDLTMDSLAMFIFLWAVLALFSVWLCKLLYSKYLNKKPASAANSRQSSVAPGGLSTGSGSATGKPEKRLSEPRDLMATKTKVDDLAKPLVGGISAGRGRSSASPGAIGGGGGGGGAAGPRRRVVRQSSTGPENRKTRYVPPPSNVVGPETSSVTWTSQVFRWLYSDLVIVNELLMSWVIAINDSLRKSVEEHGVAVEVVRVLPDSPAPGLNNIFCNCDENNPSEMLITFDCDAMPVLQVKTFRQKSGKVETSHYKVTVSRFRARMAIPISYNTLKGEMRVEGYPDVRIAMNSVGAIKAMDQDEQQLQTVISEILTTALRDTVYPVDFSIYSTCPRAEVEPLDLPVIYPVHYDSLAHNMEQHHLSGFRDSQHMSASSRRLLVKIVKGEGLKDAHEPYVVIEMDEPAQKNQTGTQRGTRPYWDEHFLFELSPQSAEILFEVYDHPVIASDPPKFLGLGLVGIDELAVGPASTQLLQLQPRPYETQPVSGAITVDFVFIEGAEIPVSQRPQRLKEALRLSTPAINEHIRNGADLADAAVRALQDGALSSSVNGGQPSKSTLIIHSVQRNSSNPNAFKFGQPNAASSPNGSGYHNNYSLNGSSQLTGTGTGPGLGYGNGAYSSNTNSLPRNGGGGAYQPDPATLEDDRGRSKKRPRMGIGTTIDHHSRRSSISESSAISGFSSASNKTYVHEASTLVLETIENGVKRHFIVPLAIAQRPRWRRKGTKLHIYNDHTFIAKHLSGSGLQCSICMKSIPRRPGKQGYECRDCQLICHKQCHIRAPQSCPNPTVLSMELTSFPVLTERDMNLVN from the exons ATGGATTTAGCAGATCAAATCGATGACTATATCTGTTCATTTGAGGGACTTGGTGACTTAACAATGGACTCTTTAGCcatgtttatatttttatggGCCGTTCTGGCCCTATTCTCAGTATGGCTATGCAAATTGCTATACTCAAAGTATCTTAACAAGAAGCCAGCCAGTGCGGCAAACAGTCGTCAGAGTAGTGTGGCTCCTGGTGGTCTGAGCACAGGATCGGGCTCAGCCACGGGCAAGCCAGAGAAACGTTTATCCGAGCCACGTGATTTGATGGCCACCAAGACTAAAGTGGATGATCTAGCTAAACCCCTAGTGGGTGGCATTTCAGCTGGCAGAGGTCGCTCCTCCGCCTCACCAGGAGCAATtggaggtggtggtggcggcggaGGCGCCGCAGGGCCACGTCGTCGTGTGGTACGTCAAAGCTCAACAGGACCAGAGAATCGCAAGACACGCTATGTGCCACCACCTTCAAATGTTGTGGGACCCGAAACG AGCTCTGTTACCTGGACAAGTCAGGTATTTCGCTGGCTTTACAGCGATCTAGTCATTGTGAACGAATTACTTATGTCCTGGGTGATAGCCATCAACGATTCGCTACGCAAATCTGTGGAGGAG CACGGTGTGGCCGTTGAAGTTGTACGTGTCCTGCCCGATAGTCCAGCACCAggattaaataatattttctgTAACTGCGATGAGAATAATCCCTCCGAAATG TTGATTACTTTCGATTGCGATGCCATGCCAGTGCTGCAGGTGAAGACCTTTCGCCAGAAATCGGGCAAGGTGGAGACATCGCATTATAAGGTCACTGTGTCGCGTTTTCGTGCACGCATGGCCATACCAATCAGCTATAATACCCTCAAGGGTGAGATGCGTGTGGAGGGTTATCCAGAT GTGCGCATTGCCATGAATAGTGTGGGAGCCATTAAGGCCATGGATCAGGATGAACAACAATTGCAGACAGTGATTAGTGAGATTTTGACTACGGCTCTGCGTGACACTGTCTATCCGGTGGACTTTTCCATATATTCCACATGCCCGCGGGCTGAAGTTGAACCATTGGATTTGCCTGTAATCTATCCCGTCCATTATGATTCGCTGGCG CACAACATGGAACAACATCATCTCTCTGGATTCCGCGACTCGCAGCACATGTCCGCCTCAAGTCGTCGTCTGTTGGTGAAGATTGTCAAGGGTGAAGGCCTCAAGGATGCCCATGAACCGTATGTGGTTATAGAAATGGATGAACCAGCCCAGAAGAATCAAACAGGCACTCAGCGTGGCACTCGGCCTTATTGGGATGAGCATTTCCTATT TGAACTCTCCCCCCAAAGTGCTGAAATACTTTTCGAAGTCTACGACCATCCAGTGATTGCATCTGATCCGCCCAAGTTCCTAGGTCTTGGCCTGGTTGGCATTGATGAGCTGGCCGTGGGACCGGCTTCCACACAACTGCTTCAACTTCAACCGAGACCATACGAGACCCAACCCGTGTCTGGAGCAATAACAGTTGATTTCGTCTTCATCGAGGGAGCCGAGATTCCTGTAAGTCAACGTCCTCAGCGCCTCAAGGAGGCTTTGCGTCTCAGCACGCCAGCTATCAATGAGCATATTCGAAATGGAGCCGATTTGGCTGATGCAGCGGTTCGTGCCTTGCAAGATGGTGCCCTGTCCTCCTCGGTGAATGGTGGCCAGCCCAGTAAGAGTACACTGATCATTCACAGTGTCCAGCGG AATTCGAGCAATCCAAATGCATTTAAG TTTGGCCAACCGAATGCCGCCTCCTCGCCCAATGGCAGTGGCTATCACAATAATTACAGTCTCAATGGTAGCAGTCAGTTGACTGGAACTGGAACTGGACCTGGCCTGGGTTATGGCAATGGTGCATACTCCTCCAATACGAATAGCCTGCCAAGGAATGGTGGAGGTGGAGCCTATCAACCAGATCCAGCAACTCTCGAGGATGATCGTGGGCGTAGCAAAAAAC GACCCCGCATGGGCATAGGCACCACCATCGATCATCACTCAAGACGCTCTTCAATTTCAGAATCATCGGCCATCTCAGGTTTCTCTTCGGCCAGTAATAAGACCTATGTGCATGAAGCATCCACTTTGGTCCTGGAAACCATTGAGAATGGTGTGAAACG ACACTTTATTGTGCCTTTGGCCATTGCCCAGAGACCGCGTTGGCGTCGCAAAGGCACCAAATTGCATATCTACAACGATCATACCTTCATTGCCAAGCATTTGAGCGG AAGCGGCTTGCAATGTTCGATCTGCATGAAGTCCATACCACGCCGTCCAGGCAAACAGGGTTACGAGTGTCGTGATTGTCAATTGATTTGTCACAAGCAATGTCATATACGGGCACCACAATCCTGTCCCAATCCCACAGTGCTCTCCATGGAACT AACCTCATTTCCGGTACTCACAGAGAGAGATATGAATTTAGTTAACTAA